Proteins from a genomic interval of Geodermatophilus obscurus DSM 43160:
- a CDS encoding cobalamin biosynthesis protein, which produces MIVVGIGARPGVSVDEVLAAVDAVLPAGAEGVRLATLDARAAEPGLVEAAVARGWPVTGHPAAALAAVTVPSPSSRVAAAVGTPSVAEAAALLDGGTLLVGRTVVGRVTVAVAVSGQGREHRSEVRARSGAPRGSEPWTA; this is translated from the coding sequence GTGATCGTCGTGGGCATCGGCGCGCGACCGGGGGTGAGCGTCGACGAGGTGCTGGCCGCCGTCGACGCCGTCCTGCCCGCCGGCGCGGAGGGCGTGCGGCTGGCCACCCTCGACGCCCGCGCCGCCGAGCCCGGCCTGGTCGAGGCGGCGGTCGCCCGGGGCTGGCCGGTCACCGGGCACCCTGCCGCCGCGCTGGCCGCCGTCACGGTGCCGTCGCCGTCCTCCCGGGTGGCCGCGGCCGTCGGGACGCCGTCGGTGGCCGAGGCCGCGGCGCTGCTGGACGGCGGGACGCTGCTGGTGGGCCGCACGGTCGTCGGCCGGGTGACCGTGGCGGTCGCCGTGAGCGGACAGGGGCGTGAGCATCGCAGCGAGGTACGAGCGAGGAGCGGAGCGCCCCGCGGGAGCGAACCGTGGACAGCGTGA
- a CDS encoding putative cobaltochelatase, with protein sequence MTYPFGAVVGMDDMRLALLLNAVSPAVGGVLVRGEKGTAKSTTVRALSAVLPPVDVVAGCRFACDPAAPDPACPDGPHDAGAPGSTRPARLVELPVGASEDRVVGSLDLERALTEGVKAFEPGLLAAAHRGVLYVDEVNLLHDHLVDLLLDAAALGTAYVEREGVSVRHAARFLLVGTMNPEEGELRPQLLDRFGLTVEVAAPRDPVERAEVVRRRFAHDADPAGFAASWADEEAGLARRIAEARARLPHVVLSDDALRQVTAVCAAFDVDGLRADLVTARAAIAHAAWCGRDEVTEDDVRVAARLALPHRRRRNPFDAPGLDEETLEQALDDARPDDDPPEGPDDGGGTPPPPPLGPSGDGGAPEAPGADDGTGSSPPSTAPRGEGGGSAEAAPAPDRAAVAPGDPFRTRRLEVPGIGAGVAGRRSRARGDRGRVVGATRPSGTVTRLHLTGTVLAAAPHQVARGRTGPGLRIAREDLRQAVLEGREGNLVLFVVDASGSMGSRSRMTAVKGAVLSLLLDAYQRRDKVGLVTFRGAEAELALPPTWSVEAAAARLTALPTGGRTPLAAGLLRAHETLRVERVRDAQRRPLLVVVTDGRATGARGSAAVADAHAAAALLAAQGTAAVVVDCESGPVRLGLAGALGTALGAQTLRLEELAAESLAATVRSLREVA encoded by the coding sequence ATGACGTACCCCTTCGGCGCCGTCGTCGGCATGGACGACATGCGGCTCGCCCTGCTGCTCAACGCCGTCTCCCCCGCCGTCGGCGGCGTGCTCGTCCGCGGCGAGAAGGGAACGGCGAAGTCGACGACGGTGCGCGCGCTGTCCGCCGTGCTGCCCCCGGTGGACGTCGTCGCCGGGTGCCGCTTCGCCTGCGACCCCGCCGCCCCGGACCCGGCCTGCCCCGACGGCCCGCACGACGCCGGCGCCCCGGGCTCCACCCGCCCGGCGCGGCTGGTCGAGCTGCCGGTGGGCGCCTCGGAGGACCGCGTCGTCGGCTCGCTGGACCTCGAGCGGGCGCTCACCGAGGGCGTGAAGGCCTTCGAGCCCGGGCTGCTGGCCGCGGCGCACCGCGGCGTGCTCTACGTCGACGAGGTCAACCTGCTGCACGACCACCTCGTCGACCTGCTGCTGGACGCCGCCGCGCTGGGCACCGCCTACGTCGAGCGCGAGGGCGTCTCGGTGCGGCACGCTGCGCGGTTCCTGCTGGTCGGGACGATGAACCCCGAGGAGGGCGAGCTGCGCCCGCAGCTGCTCGACCGCTTCGGGCTCACCGTGGAGGTGGCCGCGCCGCGCGACCCGGTCGAGCGCGCCGAGGTGGTGCGCCGCCGGTTCGCCCACGACGCCGACCCGGCCGGGTTCGCTGCGTCGTGGGCCGACGAGGAGGCCGGGCTGGCGCGCCGGATCGCCGAGGCCCGCGCCCGCCTGCCGCACGTCGTCCTCTCCGACGACGCGCTGCGCCAGGTGACCGCCGTGTGCGCGGCGTTCGACGTCGACGGGCTGCGCGCAGACCTGGTCACCGCCCGCGCCGCGATCGCGCACGCCGCCTGGTGCGGCCGGGACGAGGTCACCGAGGACGACGTCCGGGTGGCCGCCCGGCTGGCCCTCCCGCACCGCCGGCGCCGCAACCCGTTCGACGCGCCCGGTCTGGACGAGGAGACCCTCGAGCAGGCGCTCGACGACGCCCGCCCCGACGACGACCCGCCCGAGGGCCCGGACGACGGCGGCGGCACCCCGCCTCCCCCGCCGCTCGGCCCGTCTGGGGACGGCGGTGCGCCGGAGGCCCCGGGCGCCGACGACGGCACCGGGTCGTCCCCTCCCTCGACGGCACCCCGCGGGGAGGGTGGCGGCTCCGCCGAGGCCGCCCCGGCCCCCGACCGCGCCGCGGTGGCGCCCGGCGACCCGTTCCGCACCCGCCGCCTCGAGGTGCCCGGCATCGGCGCGGGCGTGGCCGGCCGGCGCTCGCGGGCACGAGGCGACCGCGGCCGCGTCGTCGGCGCGACCCGCCCGAGCGGCACGGTCACCCGGCTGCACCTGACCGGCACCGTGCTCGCCGCCGCGCCGCACCAGGTCGCCCGCGGCCGCACCGGCCCGGGACTGCGGATCGCCCGGGAGGACCTGCGCCAGGCCGTCCTGGAGGGCCGGGAGGGCAACCTCGTGCTCTTCGTCGTCGACGCCAGCGGCTCGATGGGCTCCCGCTCGCGGATGACCGCGGTCAAGGGCGCCGTGCTCTCGCTGCTGCTCGACGCCTACCAACGGCGGGACAAGGTCGGCCTGGTCACCTTCCGCGGCGCCGAGGCCGAGCTGGCGCTGCCGCCGACCTGGTCGGTGGAGGCCGCCGCGGCCCGGCTCACCGCGCTGCCCACCGGCGGGCGCACCCCGCTCGCCGCCGGGCTGCTGCGAGCGCACGAGACGCTGCGGGTCGAGCGGGTCCGCGACGCGCAGCGCCGCCCGCTGCTCGTCGTCGTCACCGACGGGCGGGCCACCGGTGCGCGCGGGTCCGCCGCCGTCGCCGACGCGCACGCCGCCGCAGCACTGCTGGCGGCGCAGGGGACGGCGGCCGTCGTCGTCGACTGCGAGTCCGGCCCGGTGCGCCTCGGGCTGGCCGGCGCGCTCGGGACGGCGCTGGGCGCGCAGACCCTGCGCCTGGAGGAGCTGGCCGCCGAGTCGCTGGCCGCCACGGTGCGCTCGCTGCGGGAGGTCGCCTAG
- a CDS encoding energy-coupling factor ABC transporter ATP-binding protein, translating to MSHRTLTAERLVAGYERGRRVLDGASLTVPAGRRLALLGANGSGKTTLLRCLSGALEPVAGTVAVDGERLQHTRRGLRAHRQEVQLVLQDPDDQLFSASVAQDVSFGPLNLGLPEDAVRGRVAEALALLGVGHLAGRPTHQLSYGERKRVAIAGAVAMRPCVLLLDEPTAGLDPSAVAEALAALERLRASGSTVVMSTHDVDLALRWADDVAVVVDRAVVQGAPAEVLADDALLARARLDRPWALTVGARLRSLGLLPDGALPRDVASLLAALPEGVTP from the coding sequence ATGAGCCACCGGACGCTGACCGCCGAGCGGCTGGTCGCCGGCTACGAGCGCGGCCGCCGGGTGCTCGACGGCGCCTCGCTCACCGTGCCGGCCGGGCGCCGGCTGGCGCTGCTCGGAGCCAACGGCTCGGGCAAGACCACCCTGCTGCGCTGCCTGTCCGGGGCGCTGGAGCCGGTCGCCGGGACGGTCGCGGTGGACGGGGAGCGGCTGCAGCACACCCGCCGCGGCCTGCGCGCGCACCGGCAGGAGGTGCAGCTGGTGCTGCAGGACCCCGACGACCAGCTGTTCAGCGCCTCGGTCGCCCAGGACGTCTCCTTCGGCCCGCTCAACCTGGGCCTGCCCGAGGACGCCGTCCGGGGGCGCGTCGCCGAGGCGCTCGCGCTGCTCGGCGTCGGGCACCTGGCCGGCCGGCCCACCCACCAACTCTCCTACGGCGAGCGCAAGCGGGTCGCGATCGCCGGCGCGGTGGCGATGCGGCCGTGCGTGCTGCTGCTCGACGAGCCCACCGCCGGGCTCGACCCGTCGGCGGTGGCCGAGGCGCTGGCCGCGCTCGAGCGGCTGCGGGCGTCGGGGTCGACCGTCGTCATGAGCACCCACGACGTCGACCTGGCGCTGCGCTGGGCCGACGACGTGGCCGTCGTCGTCGACCGCGCGGTGGTGCAGGGCGCGCCCGCCGAGGTGCTGGCCGACGACGCGCTGCTCGCCCGCGCCCGGCTCGACCGGCCGTGGGCGCTGACCGTCGGTGCCCGGCTGCGCTCGCTCGGCCTGTTGCCCGACGGCGCCCTCCCCCGCGACGTCGCCTCGCTGCTGGCCGCGTTGCCCGAGGGGGTGACCCCGTGA
- a CDS encoding energy-coupling factor ABC transporter substrate-binding protein, producing the protein MTRSRLVTALLVLGVLALVALPLVLDGGTAEFAGTDATAAELAEEQGAQPWFESVFSPSSAEVESGLFALQAALGGGVLGYVLGRLRGRRLAERSREDGGT; encoded by the coding sequence GTGACCCGCTCCCGGCTGGTGACCGCGCTGCTGGTCCTCGGCGTGCTGGCGCTGGTCGCGCTGCCGCTGGTCCTCGACGGCGGGACGGCGGAGTTCGCCGGCACCGACGCCACGGCCGCCGAGCTCGCCGAGGAGCAGGGCGCGCAGCCGTGGTTCGAGTCGGTGTTCTCGCCGTCGTCGGCCGAGGTGGAGTCCGGGCTGTTCGCGTTGCAGGCGGCGCTCGGCGGCGGGGTGCTCGGCTACGTGCTCGGCCGGCTGCGCGGCCGTCGGCTGGCCGAGCGCTCGCGGGAGGACGGCGGGACGTGA
- the cbiQ gene encoding cobalt ECF transporter T component CbiQ, producing MTGLAVDDAAWASAWRRRSPADKLLLCGGLVGCALALPAWPGSVLVGLTAVVLALGPARVPARTFGRAVRWPLAFIAVGALTSVVTVGTGGLGWAPDAAARAGSLAGHALAGSAAVLLLATTTPVSDLLPALRGLRVPAAVVEVAAVTYRLLFVLLASLHTIREAQTARMGYSTPARGWRSSGALAAAVLTRSWDRARRMQEGLAGRGMETGLRVLPEVLPSSRAFLAASAAGLAAIVAVGLAA from the coding sequence ATGACCGGGCTCGCCGTGGACGACGCGGCCTGGGCCAGCGCCTGGCGCCGCCGCTCCCCCGCCGACAAGCTGCTGCTCTGCGGTGGCCTGGTCGGGTGCGCGCTGGCGCTGCCGGCCTGGCCGGGGAGCGTGCTGGTCGGTCTCACCGCGGTCGTCCTCGCGCTCGGCCCGGCCCGGGTGCCCGCCCGCACGTTCGGCCGGGCGGTGCGCTGGCCACTGGCGTTCATCGCCGTCGGCGCGCTGACCTCGGTGGTCACCGTGGGCACCGGTGGCCTGGGCTGGGCGCCGGACGCCGCCGCCCGCGCCGGCTCGCTCGCCGGGCACGCGCTAGCCGGCAGCGCCGCGGTGCTGCTGCTGGCCACCACCACGCCGGTGTCGGACCTGCTGCCCGCGCTGCGCGGCCTGCGGGTGCCGGCGGCGGTGGTCGAGGTCGCGGCGGTCACCTACCGGCTGCTGTTCGTGCTGCTGGCGAGCCTGCACACCATCCGCGAGGCGCAGACGGCCCGGATGGGCTACTCGACGCCTGCCCGCGGCTGGCGCTCGTCCGGCGCGCTGGCCGCCGCGGTGCTCACCCGCTCCTGGGACCGCGCCCGCCGCATGCAGGAGGGGTTGGCCGGCCGGGGCATGGAGACGGGCCTGCGGGTGCTGCCCGAGGTGCTGCCGTCGTCCCGGGCCTTCCTCGCGGCCTCCGCCGCCGGGCTGGCCGCCATCGTCGCCGTCGGGCTGGCCGCATGA
- the cobO gene encoding cob(I)yrinic acid a,c-diamide adenosyltransferase, whose product MPQGQVSVVPQDGLTTRQRRNRPLLAVHTGEMKGKSTAAFGMAMRAWNQGWSIAVYQFVKSAKWRVGEENALTALGRLHEQTGEGGPVVWHKMGSGWSWSRRQGTEVDHAADAAEGWAQIKRDLAAEAHRFYVLDEFTYPLKWGWVDVDEVVETLTNRPGNQHVVITGRDAPRALVEAADLVVEMTKVKHPMDAGQKGQRGIEW is encoded by the coding sequence GTGCCCCAGGGACAGGTCTCGGTCGTCCCGCAGGACGGGCTGACGACGAGACAGCGGCGCAACCGGCCGCTGCTCGCCGTCCACACCGGGGAGATGAAGGGCAAGTCCACCGCCGCGTTCGGCATGGCGATGCGGGCGTGGAACCAGGGCTGGTCGATCGCGGTCTACCAGTTCGTCAAGAGCGCGAAGTGGCGGGTCGGCGAGGAGAACGCGCTGACCGCCCTGGGCCGGCTGCACGAGCAGACCGGCGAGGGCGGGCCGGTGGTCTGGCACAAGATGGGGTCGGGCTGGAGCTGGTCGCGCCGTCAGGGCACCGAGGTCGACCACGCTGCCGACGCCGCCGAGGGCTGGGCGCAGATCAAGCGCGACCTCGCCGCCGAGGCGCACCGCTTCTACGTGCTCGACGAGTTCACCTACCCGCTGAAGTGGGGTTGGGTCGACGTCGATGAGGTCGTGGAGACGCTGACGAACCGCCCGGGCAACCAGCACGTGGTGATCACCGGGCGGGACGCGCCGCGGGCACTCGTCGAGGCGGCGGACCTGGTCGTCGAGATGACCAAGGTCAAGCACCCGATGGACGCCGGCCAGAAGGGCCAGCGGGGGATCGAGTGGTGA
- a CDS encoding cobyrinate a,c-diamide synthase, translating to MTLPRVVVAAPSSNAGKTSVATGLVAALAARGLTVSPHKVGPDYIDPGYTGLAAGRPGRNLDAVLVGEERVVPLFLHGARGADVAVVEGVMGLFDGATRPGLEPGFASTAHVARLLRAPVVLVVDASAQAQSVAALVHGFATYDPTVRLGGVVLNRVGSDRHEEILREALGGSGVPVLGAVRRMEALGTPSRHLGLVPAAERSAEALATVGRLGEVVAGAVDLDAVLRLARTAPALDAVPWDPAAEVTPVERRPRIAVAGGAAFTFGYAENTELLEAAGAEVVTVDPLRDEALPEGTTGLVVGGGFPEVHAADLSANDSLRADVAALAARGAPVAAECAGLLYLARSLDGVPMCGVLATDAVMSARLTLGYREAVALSDSVLAPGGTRVRGHEFHRTVTTPAAGSAPAWRWAGAEPEGFVSGSVHASYLHLNWAGSPALAERFAAACAAAALPEGARHAHR from the coding sequence GTGACCCTGCCGCGCGTGGTCGTCGCCGCGCCGTCGAGCAACGCGGGCAAGACGTCGGTCGCCACCGGCCTGGTCGCCGCGCTCGCCGCCCGCGGCCTGACCGTCTCGCCGCACAAGGTCGGCCCCGATTACATCGACCCGGGCTACACCGGCCTCGCCGCGGGGCGGCCCGGGCGCAACCTCGACGCGGTGCTGGTCGGCGAGGAGCGGGTCGTCCCGCTGTTCCTGCACGGGGCCCGCGGCGCCGACGTCGCCGTCGTCGAGGGGGTCATGGGCCTGTTCGACGGCGCTACACGGCCGGGCCTGGAGCCGGGCTTCGCCTCCACCGCGCACGTGGCCCGGCTGCTGCGCGCGCCGGTGGTGCTGGTCGTCGACGCCTCGGCGCAGGCGCAGAGCGTGGCCGCGCTGGTGCACGGGTTCGCCACCTACGACCCGACGGTGCGGCTCGGCGGCGTGGTGCTCAACCGGGTCGGCAGCGACCGGCACGAGGAGATCCTGCGCGAGGCCCTCGGCGGCTCCGGCGTGCCGGTGCTGGGCGCGGTCCGCCGCATGGAGGCCCTCGGCACGCCGTCGCGGCACCTGGGCCTGGTGCCCGCCGCCGAGCGCTCGGCCGAGGCGCTGGCCACCGTCGGCCGGCTCGGCGAGGTGGTCGCCGGCGCGGTCGACCTGGACGCCGTCCTGCGGCTGGCCCGCACCGCGCCGGCCCTGGACGCCGTCCCGTGGGACCCCGCCGCGGAGGTCACCCCGGTCGAGCGCCGGCCGCGGATCGCCGTCGCCGGCGGTGCTGCCTTCACCTTCGGCTACGCGGAGAACACCGAGCTGCTCGAGGCCGCCGGTGCCGAGGTGGTGACCGTCGACCCGCTGCGCGACGAGGCGCTCCCCGAGGGGACGACGGGCCTGGTGGTCGGCGGCGGGTTCCCCGAGGTGCACGCCGCGGACCTCTCGGCGAACGATTCGCTGCGGGCGGACGTCGCCGCGCTCGCCGCCCGGGGCGCCCCGGTCGCTGCCGAGTGCGCCGGCCTGCTGTACCTGGCCCGGAGCCTGGACGGCGTCCCGATGTGCGGCGTCCTCGCCACGGACGCGGTCATGTCCGCGCGGCTGACCCTCGGCTACCGCGAGGCCGTCGCGCTCAGCGACTCGGTGCTCGCGCCGGGCGGCACCCGGGTGCGCGGCCACGAGTTCCACCGCACGGTCACCACCCCGGCCGCCGGGTCCGCGCCGGCCTGGCGGTGGGCGGGAGCGGAGCCGGAGGGGTTCGTGAGCGGGAGCGTGCACGCGTCCTACCTGCACCTGAACTGGGCCGGGTCCCCGGCCCTGGCCGAGCGGTTCGCGGCCGCCTGCGCGGCGGCAGCTCTTCCGGAAGGGGCACGGCATGCACATCGCTGA
- a CDS encoding energy-coupling factor ABC transporter permease, translating into MHIAEGFLPATHAVGWTLAAAPFVVHGARQVVTEVRERPENTLLLGAAGAFTFVLSAVKLPSFTGSSSHPTGTGAGAVLFRPPVMALLGTIVLLFQALLLAHGGLTTLGANAFAMAVVGPWAGYGAYRLVRRLGGGLLPGVFAAMAVADLATYVTTAGQLALALPDAETGVAGALVKFLSVFALTQVPLAVGEGLLGVLLFRTLTVNARPELERLGLLAAAPEPTR; encoded by the coding sequence ATGCACATCGCTGAGGGGTTCCTGCCGGCGACGCACGCGGTCGGCTGGACGCTGGCCGCCGCGCCCTTCGTCGTCCACGGAGCCCGGCAGGTGGTCACCGAGGTGCGCGAGCGCCCGGAGAACACGCTGCTGCTCGGCGCGGCCGGCGCGTTCACCTTCGTGCTGAGCGCGGTGAAGCTGCCCTCGTTCACCGGCAGCTCCAGCCACCCCACCGGCACCGGGGCCGGCGCGGTGCTGTTCCGGCCGCCGGTGATGGCGCTGCTCGGCACCATCGTGCTGCTGTTCCAGGCGCTGCTGCTGGCGCACGGCGGGCTGACCACGCTGGGCGCCAACGCCTTCGCCATGGCGGTGGTCGGGCCGTGGGCCGGTTACGGCGCCTACCGGCTGGTCCGCCGGCTGGGCGGCGGGCTGCTCCCCGGGGTGTTCGCCGCGATGGCCGTCGCCGACCTCGCGACCTACGTCACGACGGCCGGGCAGCTCGCCCTCGCCCTGCCCGACGCCGAGACCGGGGTCGCCGGCGCGCTGGTCAAGTTCCTCTCCGTCTTCGCGCTGACCCAGGTGCCGTTGGCGGTCGGCGAGGGGCTGCTGGGCGTGCTGCTGTTTCGGACGCTCACCGTGAACGCCCGCCCCGAGCTGGAACGCCTCGGCCTGCTGGCGGCTGCGCCGGAGCCGACCCGGTGA
- the cobC gene encoding Rv2231c family pyridoxal phosphate-dependent protein CobC, which produces MDSVTDLDHHGDAELAPGLVDLAVNVRAGTPPSWLRAVLHEALDDAAAYPDARPARAAVAAAHGRPADEVLLTAGAAEAFTLLARAVQPGRAVVVHPSFTEPEAALRAAGHPVERLLLEPPGYLLRDVPEDADLVVLGNPTNPTSVLHPAEDVAALARPGRVLLVDEAFADTVPGEPASLAGRRDLPGLLVVRSLTKTWGLAGLRVGYALGPPELVAALATQQPHWPVSTPALAALVACTTPAARAEAEAAARALTGDRAALLAALPPVVEVVAAPRSSFVLLRVPDGARVRAALRDRGWAVRRGDTFPGLSPDHLRVAVRDPATSVAFAADLAAILDPALPVTPAFRDLPRIPEEIR; this is translated from the coding sequence GTGGACAGCGTGACGGATCTCGACCACCACGGGGACGCCGAGCTCGCCCCGGGCCTGGTCGACCTCGCGGTCAACGTGCGCGCCGGGACGCCGCCGTCGTGGCTGCGCGCCGTCCTGCACGAGGCGCTCGACGACGCCGCCGCGTACCCCGACGCGCGCCCGGCCCGCGCCGCGGTCGCCGCCGCGCACGGCCGGCCGGCCGACGAGGTGCTGCTCACCGCCGGCGCCGCCGAGGCGTTCACCCTGCTGGCGCGGGCGGTGCAGCCGGGCCGGGCGGTCGTCGTCCACCCGTCGTTCACCGAGCCGGAGGCCGCGCTGCGCGCCGCCGGGCACCCGGTCGAACGGCTGCTGCTCGAGCCGCCCGGGTACCTGCTGCGGGACGTCCCGGAGGACGCCGACCTGGTGGTGCTGGGCAACCCGACCAACCCGACGTCGGTGCTGCACCCGGCCGAGGACGTCGCCGCGCTGGCCCGGCCGGGGCGGGTGCTGCTGGTCGACGAGGCGTTCGCCGACACCGTGCCCGGTGAACCGGCGTCCCTGGCCGGGCGGCGCGACCTGCCCGGGCTGCTCGTGGTTCGCAGCCTGACCAAGACGTGGGGGCTCGCCGGCCTCCGGGTCGGCTACGCGCTCGGCCCACCGGAGCTGGTCGCGGCGCTGGCCACGCAGCAGCCGCACTGGCCGGTGTCCACCCCGGCGCTGGCCGCGCTCGTCGCCTGCACCACCCCCGCGGCACGCGCCGAGGCCGAGGCGGCGGCGCGCGCGCTGACCGGGGATCGAGCCGCGTTGCTGGCCGCGCTGCCGCCGGTTGTCGAGGTCGTCGCGGCGCCGCGGTCGTCGTTCGTGCTGCTGCGGGTGCCGGACGGCGCGCGGGTGCGAGCGGCGCTGCGGGACCGGGGCTGGGCGGTGCGCCGCGGCGACACCTTCCCCGGGCTGTCCCCCGACCACCTGCGGGTCGCCGTCCGCGATCCCGCCACCTCGGTGGCCTTCGCCGCCGACCTCGCTGCCATCCTGGACCCTGCGCTCCCCGTGACACCGGCGTTCCGGGACCTGCCCCGCATCCCCGAGGAGATCCGCTGA